The following is a genomic window from Bacteroidia bacterium.
ATACGGCCTGTCCGTTTTTTTTTAGGGCAGCGTTCGTGCCGGGCTTTCCCGTCGCGGACCCGCTTTGTGAATTGATTCCCCGCCACGATCTGTATGCTGATTTCGGTTTCGATGTAGTGGTGGTCTCCGATGCCCGAGCCCCCGCTCTCCGCACTATGCAATGTATCTCCATCAGCTAAATTTCCCTGATTCCACAAATTCACGATGGACACCTTTCTTGCTGAGACTGTACCGCTGCGCTTCGCGGCTCGATCATTCTAAGCGATTGTAAACAAAGAACTTACAATGCGGGTGTTGACTTTTGTGTGGGGACTTCGTATGTTAGCACTCTATCGTAATGAGTGCTAACAGCCACATATTCAACATCTAAAAAGTTATGGAGGAAATACCATGGCGATGAATCTCAAACCCCTGGCAGACCGCGTCATCGTCCGTCCCCTCGAGGCGGAAGAAAAGACCGCGGGCGGGCTCTTTATCCCCGACACGGCCAAGGAAAAGCCCATGCAGGGCGAAGTGATGGCGGTAGGTCCGGGCCGCGTCGGCGACGACGGCAAGAACATCACCCCTGAAGTGAAAGTCGGCGACAAGGTGCTGTACGGCAAATACTCCGGCACCGAAGTCAACGTCGGCGGCGAAGACTACCTCATCATGCGCGAAAACGACATTTTCGCGATTATCGGCTGAGTAAACGATTTTTCAACATAGAAGCAATTCAAGGAGATAGTTCACATGGCAGCGAAAATCATCAACTACGATGCCGAAGCCCGCAACGGGCTCAAGGCCGGTGTTGACAAACTCGCAAACGCAGTGAAGGTCACGCTCGGTCCCAAAGGCCGCAACGTGATCATCGATAAGAAATTCGGTCCCCCCACCGTGACCAAAGACGGCGTGACCGTCGCCAAGGAAATCGAACTCGAGGACGCCATCGAGAACATGGGCGCCCAGATGGTGCGTGAAGTCGCCTCCAAGACCTCCGACGTCGCCGGCGACGGTACCACCACCGCCACCGTGCTGGCCCAGGCCATCGTGCGCGAAGGTCTCAAGAACGTGGTCGCCGGTGCGAATCCCATGGACCTCAAGCGCGGTATTGATCTCGCCGTCGGCAAGGTGATCGAAGGACTCCGCGAAATGAGCCAGGAAATCGGCGACAACAAAGCCAAGATCGCCAACGTCGGCGCCATTTCCGCCAACAACGACATGGCCATCGGTCAGCTCATCAGCGACGCGATGGAGAAAGTGGGTAAGGACGGCGTGATCACCGTCGAAGAAGCCAAAGGTATGGACACCGTGCTGGACGTGGTGGAAGGTATGCAGTTCGACCGCGGCTATCTCAGCCCGTATTTCGTGACCAACGCCGATTCGATGAAAACCGAACTCGAGAATCCCCTCATCCTGATCCACGACAAGAAGATCAGCAGCATGAAGGATCTCCTCCCGATTCTCGAGAAAGTCGCCCAGCAGGGTCGTCCGATTCTCATCATTTCCGAAGACATCGAAGGCGAAGCGCTTGCCACGCTGGTCGTGAACAAACTGCGCGGCACCTTGCGCGTTGCGGCCGTGAAAGCCCCGGGCTTCGGCGATCGCCGCAAGGCCATGCTCGAAGATATCGCCGTGCTCACCGCCGGTACCGTGATCAGTGAAGAGAAGGGCTACAAGCTCGAGAACGCTTCGCTGAACTACCTCGGCACCGCCAAGCGCGTCGAAATCGACAAGGACAACACCACCATCGTTGAAGGCGCCGGCGAAGCCGAGGACATCAAGAAGCGCATCAACGAAATCAAGGTGCAGATCGACAACACCACCAGCGATTACGACCGCGAGAAGCTGCAGGAGCGTCTCGCCAAGTTGTCCGGCGGCGTTGCCGTGCTCAAGATCGGCGCCGCGACGGAAGTCGAAATGAAGGAAAAGAAAGCCCGCGTCGAAGACGCGCTGCACGCAACGCGCGCGGCCGTCGAAGAAGGCATCGTGCCCGGCGGCGGTGTGGCCTTTATCCGCGCCATGAACAAGCTCGACGCACTGAAGGGCGAGAACGAGGATCAGCAGACCGGTATTGAAATCGTGCGTCGCGCGCTCGAAGAACCGCTCCGCCAGATCGTCACCAACGCTGGTCTCGAGGGTTCGGTGATCGTGCAGAAAATCAAGGAAGGCACGGCGGATTACGGTTTCAACGCCGCTTCCGAAGTGTTCGAGAATCTGGTGGAAGCCGGCGTCATCGATCCGACCAAGGTTTCCCGCATCGCGCTGGAGAACGCCGCGTCGGTTTCGTCGCTGCTCATCACCACCGAGTGCACCATCGTCGAGAAGAAAGAAGACCATCCGATGCCCCCGATGCCGGGCGGCGGCGGCATGGACGGAATGTATTGATCCATTGCCCGTGTGCAATTACAAAGGGCGGCCCAACGGGTCGCCCTTTCAATTTGACGATGTGAGGTTAAACGGATAATAGGGTAAAGATGGAGTGTACCGCAAAAAATGGACAGTGAGTTCCCCCCGGATTGAAATGACAGTGTGCTTGTAGTGGTCGCGTTCGCAGTCGCGCAGAGGAACCGCGGGGTGGCGCCGGGGCGGCCCTGAGCTCTCTTGGGGGCTCCAGTCGCCCCGACTGCCAGCGCGGTTCGCTGCGCGCCTTGCTCTCGCTCATATCGTTTCATGCCGCCTGCTCCATGTCATTGCCGAGACGTTTCTTCGACCAATACAGATTCTCGTGTTCCTGCGGCGTATGATAGCCCAGCGTGCTGTGCAGACGCTGATTATTGTATTCAAGTTCAATGTACTCGAAGAGGTATCGCCGGGCATCCGTCACCGACGCGAAGAGAAGTCCTTCCGGCATTTCCTTCTTCAACGTGGCAAAAAATGACTCGGCGACGGCGTTATCCCAGCAATCACCCTTCCTGCTCATGCTCTGAATGCTGCCGTAAGGGCGCAGGGCACTGCGGAATCCCTCGCAGCAGTATTGCACACCGCGATCAGAATGCACGATAAGCCCCGCACGTATGCTTCGCGTCCAAGCCGCGCGTTTGAACGCGGTCACAACCATTGTATGGCGCAACGATGTGCTGACCTCCCAGCCGACGATCTTCCGGGAAAACAGGTCGATAAACACGCACAAGTACAACCATCCGGAGGTGCTGCGCAAATACGTGATATCACTCACCCACACCGTATCAGGTGCATCGACCGAAAACTGGCGTTCGAGCATATTTGGCGAGACAGTATACGAATGCTTCGAATCTGTCGTGGTAATGAAACGGCGACGATGCTTGACCTTCAATCCCTGCCGACGCATGCTGGCCGCCACGCGGCTCCGCCCGCACGCGAAACCGCGCTTGCGTAATGCTTTGACGAGACGACGTACGCCGTAGCTGGATTTCCTGCGCAGGAATTCCTCCCGGACCGCCATATCGAAGGCTGCGGTGCGCTCGGCGCGTGCATGCTCGCCACGACGACGCCATGCATAATAGCCTGAGCACGATACGTTGAGCACGCTGGCCATCCTTTCGATGCTAAACTCGTTCCGATATGCGTTCATAAACCGGAACCGGGCTTCGTGGGTAGCGAGAAGATGGCCACTGCTTTTTTAATATTTCGCGCTCCTGACGGAGAATCTCGTTCTCTCGACGAAGACGATGCAGTTCAGAATCACTGGCGGGAAGATTTCCGTTGCCGGGAAAGGCCTCTGACTTCTGTGTCAGAAGCTGACGGCGCCAGGTGCGTATCGCACCATCATAGAGGTCGAACTCCTCCTCAAGCGCGGAGTCGGGTCGATCGGTGCTGTCAGCCAACTCGATCACGGATCGTTTGAATGCAGCATCATATTTCTTGTGGGTTCGTTTTACCATGACAGAGTCTCCGGTGATTTTTGAAAAGGTAACCGGGGGGAACTCTCTGTGCAATTTCTTCGGGACACTCCAAGAGTACAGAGTGAAGAGCCCGAAGGGCGACACTTGGGGAGGTAAAGGGTGAAGAGGAAAGGGTGAAGGGTAAAGGGTAAAGGGTGAAGGGTGAAGGGTGAAGGGTGAAGAGTGAAGAGCCCGAAGGGCGTCACTTCCTCTAACCCCGGGCGTCAGCCCGGGGGGCCACGCGCACAGCATATCCGCCATCAGCCCGAAGGGCGACACTTCCTCTAACCCCGGGCGTCAGCCCGGGGGGCCACGCGCACAGCACATCCGCCATCAGCCCGAAGGGCGACACTTGGGGAGGTAAAGGGTGAAGAGTAAAGAGTGAAGAGCCCGAAGGGCGACACTTGGGGAGGTAAAGGGTGAAGAGTAAAGAGTGAAGAGCCCGAAGGGCGAGACTTCCCCTAACCCCACACGTCAGTGTGGGTGGCACGCATACACACACCACATGATGACAAGCCCGAAGGGCGTCACTTCCTCTAACCCCGGGCGTCAGCCCGAGGGGCCACGCGCACAGCACATCCGCCATCAGCCCGAAGGGCGACACTTCCTCTAACCCCGGGCGTCAGCCCGAGGGGCCACGCGCACAGCACATCCGCCATCAGCCCGAAGGGCGACACTTCCTCTAACCCCGGGCGTCAGCCCGGGGGCCACGCGCACAGCACATCCGCCATCAGCCCGAAGGGCGACACTTCCTCTAACCCCGGGCGTCAGCCCGGGCCACGCGCACAGCACATCCGCCATCAGCCCGAAGGGCGACACTTCCTCTGACCCTCAGGGGCCCCCGAAGGCCGACACTTCCTCTAACACTCAACGGATGGATTCTCAATTTGCTTTTGAGAATACGTGATTTCCGCGTCTCGCACAGCGTAAACGCGGAAGAAAAAATCGTAAATCGTCACTCGTACCGCCTTCGCTTTCAGGTACCGATGGTTGTGCCATGAACCTGTGATGCTTCGGCGGGCAGGCAATCGTACGTCCGTTTACCACGATCCGCTCGAGCCGCCGCCGCCGAAGGAGCCGCCGCCGCCGGAGAAACTGCTGCCGCCGCCGGAGGACCAACCGCTGCTGCTTCCGCTCGAAGACCAACCGCCGGAAGACCAGGTGACGCGACCCGAGGTTTTCATTTTTTCGGCCATGCGTTTGCCCCAGTCGGTTTTGGGGAGCAGTATCCGAAGGATGGGGAGTCCGACAAGGTAGACGACCAGCAGCAGGAAGCCCAGTGGAGAGCCCGTATCCTGCTGAATGAGGAACGCCGGCGCGGCATAGAAGGGCACGAGGAAGGCGTACAGGAACCAACCCGCGCAGCCCGGAGAGAAAATGCCGATTACAGTGAACAGTCCCACGATGCTGAACCAGAACAGCAGAAAGAACAGCAGCGGAAACTCATCGTCGCTCGACGCCTCCAGTGTATCGAGAGAGAGTGTGCCGTCGGCGGCCTGGATCAGCGCGACGAGGCCGTCGCGTATCCCCGCTTCAAAATCGCCCTGCTTGAAGCGCGGCGTGATGATTCCGTTGATGATGCCCGAAGAGACGGCGTCGGTGACCGAGGCCTCGAGGCCGTAGCCCACCTCGATGCGCAGCTTGCGGTCGTCCTTTGCGATAAGCAGCAGGATACCGTTGTCCACCCCCTTTTGACCGAGCTTCCAGGTCTCGGCGACGCGGAGGGAATAGTCTTCGAGCGATTCGTCCCCAAGCGAGG
Proteins encoded in this region:
- the groES gene encoding co-chaperone GroES, encoding MNLKPLADRVIVRPLEAEEKTAGGLFIPDTAKEKPMQGEVMAVGPGRVGDDGKNITPEVKVGDKVLYGKYSGTEVNVGGEDYLIMRENDIFAIIG
- the groL gene encoding chaperonin GroEL (60 kDa chaperone family; promotes refolding of misfolded polypeptides especially under stressful conditions; forms two stacked rings of heptamers to form a barrel-shaped 14mer; ends can be capped by GroES; misfolded proteins enter the barrel where they are refolded when GroES binds) — its product is MAAKIINYDAEARNGLKAGVDKLANAVKVTLGPKGRNVIIDKKFGPPTVTKDGVTVAKEIELEDAIENMGAQMVREVASKTSDVAGDGTTTATVLAQAIVREGLKNVVAGANPMDLKRGIDLAVGKVIEGLREMSQEIGDNKAKIANVGAISANNDMAIGQLISDAMEKVGKDGVITVEEAKGMDTVLDVVEGMQFDRGYLSPYFVTNADSMKTELENPLILIHDKKISSMKDLLPILEKVAQQGRPILIISEDIEGEALATLVVNKLRGTLRVAAVKAPGFGDRRKAMLEDIAVLTAGTVISEEKGYKLENASLNYLGTAKRVEIDKDNTTIVEGAGEAEDIKKRINEIKVQIDNTTSDYDREKLQERLAKLSGGVAVLKIGAATEVEMKEKKARVEDALHATRAAVEEGIVPGGGVAFIRAMNKLDALKGENEDQQTGIEIVRRALEEPLRQIVTNAGLEGSVIVQKIKEGTADYGFNAASEVFENLVEAGVIDPTKVSRIALENAASVSSLLITTECTIVEKKEDHPMPPMPGGGGMDGMY
- a CDS encoding IS3 family transposase; the encoded protein is MNAYRNEFSIERMASVLNVSCSGYYAWRRRGEHARAERTAAFDMAVREEFLRRKSSYGVRRLVKALRKRGFACGRSRVAASMRRQGLKVKHRRRFITTTDSKHSYTVSPNMLERQFSVDAPDTVWVSDITYLRSTSGWLYLCVFIDLFSRKIVGWEVSTSLRHTMVVTAFKRAAWTRSIRAGLIVHSDRGVQYCCEGFRSALRPYGSIQSMSRKGDCWDNAVAESFFATLKKEMPEGLLFASVTDARRYLFEYIELEYNNQRLHSTLGYHTPQEHENLYWSKKRLGNDMEQAA
- a CDS encoding transposase, coding for MVKRTHKKYDAAFKRSVIELADSTDRPDSALEEEFDLYDGAIRTWRRQLLTQKSEAFPGNGNLPASDSELHRLRRENEILRQEREILKKQWPSSRYPRSPVPVYERISERV
- a CDS encoding TPM domain-containing protein, with translation MKLDRRLRILAIALLILGGATALALEVPYLSGHINDTAHMLSQETVLELERMLTAYEDSTKNQIVLLTITSLGDESLEDYSLRVAETWKLGQKGVDNGILLLIAKDDRKLRIEVGYGLEASVTDAVSSGIINGIITPRFKQGDFEAGIRDGLVALIQAADGTLSLDTLEASSDDEFPLLFFLLFWFSIVGLFTVIGIFSPGCAGWFLYAFLVPFYAAPAFLIQQDTGSPLGFLLLVVYLVGLPILRILLPKTDWGKRMAEKMKTSGRVTWSSGGWSSSGSSSGWSSGGGSSFSGGGGSFGGGGSSGSW